In Scomber japonicus isolate fScoJap1 chromosome 11, fScoJap1.pri, whole genome shotgun sequence, the genomic stretch tcattgttggttttagtcTATTTTCATAAGATTTGATGCTTTAAAAATATCTGAAACAATACTTCAATCATCACAACAGCTCTATAGTGGTTATTAAAACGtatttttaatagatttaatagaatagaaataaaaagagaagcTACTGTATCTCACCAGAGTGGGACTGTGTGAAGGCAGCAGGCCGTTCTCCTTACAGAACAAGATGGCGCGATGTGTCCGCTTTGCTAGATGAGCGGCGACGCTGTGCTGCGTGGCGGCTGCAATGTCGTTCACACAAGACAACAACGTCCCCTGCTCTATACCtgcagagggaaggaagaaatgttACAAGTTTTTATAGGAATAATCTCATTTATATAAACCACTGGCTCCTAAACTGGTAACAATACTGGAGAGAAGCAGTTAAAGTCCATATTTactcagaaatgtgtttaattatctgcttgttttttctttgtgaaaGCTTTTGGAAATGTCTGATTTCTTCTGTTTactgttttaataatttttttggaaatataaataataacgTTTTCATAGATTCATAGAGTGAGAAGGAGTAGATTTCATTTTTAAGGGATTTTTAAGGAAGTCATTGAAcgttttgtgtgtaaaaacatgtcacacactcacattattAGTGGAAGTAggatatttttatatgtctttaaatatgtttagtATGTGACAAATGTCTATAGTGAAAGAAAGCTCTATTCAATGTGAGTTTCTCTTCCCTGGTCATGCATCTAACTATTAATCTAAATAAAAGGTGAAGGGGGAAATGTTTTCAACAGTGGATTCACAAATTAAAGGGTTAAGCTGCTCGTTGTGTTGTCCTCATACCTTCTTCTGCCTCTTGTTTCTTTATCGTCATTGTGATATTGTTCCGTAGTCCAGCGAAAGAGAAGCAGCAATCATACATTTGTCCCATAGGAGTCCTAAAAGGAAACCTCGCCCTGTCTCCATCCTTTGCCAGAAGCTCTATTGCTCGTCCTCCGCTCAGCGTGGAGCACAGCGGGTGTTTGATGAGGGACAAACGTCTCGCCACCtgcaaatcacacacacacacacaaaaaaacaaaaacagcatgtcTTTAGTTTATAATCACAAACTGAACATCATGAACAGCAACAAATAAATTTACTTTATCCAGCGAGTCCCCAGGAGCTTCATCAAGGCTTTGACCCAGAAGCAGAAAGTCGTCGACCCCTCGAGCCACAGCGAGAAGTGAGTGACCTCCAGAAATGAGCAGGACGAGGAAGGGGAAGGCGACGGGCTGCAGCATCCTGACAGTAAGGGCGTGGGCCTCCATGTGGTGGATGGGGATGAAGGGCTTGTTGTGCAACCTTACAAACTTCTGACTGAACTCGAGGCCGATGCCCAAGCTGAGGCCGAGGCCCGGCTTCACTGTGGTTGCCACGGCCGACAGCTGGCTCGGGAGAACACTGCTCCGGTCCAAAGCCTCCTGGACTACGCGCTCTATGTGTTCCCTGTGGAGCTGCTGAGCCACCATGGGGATGATGCCACCAGTCCTgcagcagaaagaggaaggaaaacatCAAAATGCATGCCTAAACAGTAGAAATGACCTTAAAGGCGATGTTCACAATTATTTATGGttcataaaacaacagtcaatctTCACTCTTATTACTTAACTAAGGTTAGACTGATGAGGATGTTGATCCTGTTTCTCCTATCCTCCCCATATATAACCTCCTTTGCAAATTCATTggaaatacatataaaaataaaataaacttgaaataTTCACTACAATTTCACATATTCTCTCAGTCTCTGTCAAACCATCTGCAATCGCTGCCTTATTTAGAGTCACTCTCACACCTGCAACATCAAATCATATGAAAAACTTTATAGCTAATTCTTATCAAGTGGATAagtcagtcatttaaaagtagatgatcagcttctattaaGCTTCAGCAGTATGAGTTAGTAATAtaaagtgatatctgacacatttacagtctttttagcatcaaattctcctcttagtgtttcctctgttgagctgtggtggaagtatagtaacaaaaagactttggcactaaaaacactgttgaaacatagatgatgatgatttgactcatttggacaaaactgaagcttcatattagcttcagatcaacttgtaaatacattatttttgcacagaaggactgtggatttagtcctccatctcttacattgtaagtgcattatgaagggatcttctaatggtcagtatgaacaggaggaatgattacagcaagaaaaacatgctttaatgttcatttaagCTCCCTACTGTTGTTTTAATGACtctaatgaatgaatataaatatcaCACCCACCTCAGATGCACTAGTGTCTGACAGTGCAGAGACTCTCCCAGTATCGCTCCTGTCTCATCCAGCACAGCAGCTCCAGTGTCATCACAGCTGGTCTCGATGCCCAAAACCAGTCTGGAGCTGGAGGTGGCTTTTCCACATGAGGCAGAGCACCAAAGTCTGTGTCTAAACTGTAGCAGACTCTGTAGATTTCTTACTCTTGCAGGGAACATAGTAGTGCGCCTTAAGTTAAAGAACTATGAGGTAAAATAGTCTTAATAAATCAGGGTGACCTCAGCTCCAGTTTTCCATTAGATTTTAAACTCACAGAATACataaaaaaggagacaaatatgAAAGCAGCATCATATTAGATTTCACACTAATAACCCAATAATTAACAGCATGGTGAAGCACTTAAAAGCTgctaaataaaagcataaatgtACTCAAGTTTTTGTTTccaccagagagagagatacacttGCCTGGCGGTGTCACATGTAAATAACTCCGTGCTTCCTGACA encodes the following:
- the osgepl1 gene encoding tRNA N6-adenosine threonylcarbamoyltransferase, mitochondrial; translated protein: MFPARVRNLQSLLQFRHRLWCSASCGKATSSSRLVLGIETSCDDTGAAVLDETGAILGESLHCQTLVHLRTGGIIPMVAQQLHREHIERVVQEALDRSSVLPSQLSAVATTVKPGLGLSLGIGLEFSQKFVRLHNKPFIPIHHMEAHALTVRMLQPVAFPFLVLLISGGHSLLAVARGVDDFLLLGQSLDEAPGDSLDKVARRLSLIKHPLCSTLSGGRAIELLAKDGDRARFPFRTPMGQMYDCCFSFAGLRNNITMTIKKQEAEEGIEQGTLLSCVNDIAAATQHSVAAHLAKRTHRAILFCKENGLLPSHSPTLVLSGGVASNQYIRKAISIITETTGLQLICPPAKFCTDNGVMIAWNGVERLREGKGILPPDVDVSYEPKAPLGVNMMEEVKAAAIRLPSVRLKVSN